TTTGGGTCCGGTGAAGCATTGATTCAAGGCCGGACCCGTGTGCGGCGACTTAAATATCAGTGTGCCGCCCACTCGATCTTCGAAATGTCGACGCCATCTTTGTACATATCCCACAGCGGCGACAGAGCGCGCAGCTTGGTAACGGCCTCGCAGACTTTCTGCGCGGCGTAATCGATTTCTTCTTCGGTGGTGAAGCGGCCGAAGGTGAAGCGGATCGAGCTGTGGGCCAGTTCGTCGTTGCGGCCCAGGGCGCGCAGCACGTACGAAGGCTCAAGCGAGGCCGAGGTGCAGGCCGAACCGGACGACACGGCCAGATCCTTGAGCGCCATGATCAGCGACTCGCCTTCAACGTAGTTGAAGCTCAGGTTCAGGTTGTGCGGAACGCGAGCGGTCAGGCTGCCGTTCACGTACAGCTCTTCGAGGTTTTCCACTTGTTTGTAGAAACGGTCGCTCAGGGCCTTGATGCGCACGTTCTCGGCCGCCATGTCTTCCTTGGCCACGCGGAACGCTTCACCCATGCCGACGATCTGGTGGGTCGCCAGGGTACCGGAACGCATGCCGCGCTCGTGACCGCCGCCGTGCATGGTCGCTTCGATGCGCACACGCGGCTTGCGGCTCACGTACAGTGCGCCGATGCCTTTAGGGCCGTAAGTTTTGTGAGCGGAGAACGACATCATGTCGACCTTCAGCTTCTGCAGGTCGATCTCGACCTTGCCAGTGGACTGAGCGGCGTCGACGTGGAACAGGATGCCCTTGGCGCGCAGCAACTCGCCGATAGCGGCGATGTCGTTGATGGTGCCGATTTCGTTGTTCACGTGCATGACCGAAACCAGAATGGTGTCGTCACGCAGTGCAGCCTCGATCATCTCAGGGGTAACCAGGCCATCTTCGCGCGGTTCGAGGTAGGTTACTTCGAAACCTTCACGCTCCAGTTGGCGCATGGTGTCCAGGACAGCCTTGTGCTCGATCTTGGTGGTGATCAGGTGCTTGCCCTTGGTGGCATAGAAATGTGCCGCACCCTTGATTGCCAGGTTGTCGGACTCGGTGGCACCGGAGGTCCAGACGATTTCACGCGGATCGGCGTTGACCAGGTCGGCGACCTGACGACGAGCGTTTTCCACCGACTCTTCGGCTTTCCAGCCGAACACGTGGGAACGGGACGCCGGGTTACCGAAGTTTCCGTCAACCAGCAGGCATTCACTCATCTTTTGCGCGACACGCGGATCAACAGGGGTGGTCGCAGAGTAATCAAGGTAAATCGGCAATTTCATGGACTATCTCCTAAATCAGGCTGGCTGGCGTGCCGCTAGCTCTTTGGCTGTCATTCGACGGCGGACGCTTCAATCTTGTCCAGACGCGGCGCCTTGCTGTTGCAACGACGCTGGTCCTGACGCTGGGCTACTTCTTGCACCTCACGGCGGGTGACAAGATCAGCCAAGCTGATACCGCTGAGAAATTCGTGGATTTGCAGGCTCAGATCACACCACAGGTGGTGGGTCAGGCAGGTATCGCCGCCATGGCAATCGCCTAGACCCTGGCACTTGGTAGCGTCAACCGATTCGTTAACCGCGTCGATCACCTGGGCGACCTGAATCCCCTGCATGTCACGCGACAGCTGGTAGCCGCCGCCAGGACCACGAACGCTGGACACCAGGTTGCTGCGGCGCAATTTGGCGAAGAGTTGTTCGAGGTAGGACAGGGAAATGCCTTGGCGCTCGGAGATGTCAGCCAGGGACACAGGGCCATGCTGCGCATGCAACGCCAGGTCAAGCATGGCGGTGACAGCGTATCGGCCTTTAGTAGTGAGTCGCATGGACAATTACCGCGGAGTTTCGAGATGGGGACGAGTATGCGATTCCCGAGTATTTAAGTCAACTATAAGACCTAGTACTTTAGTCAGGATTACCCGTAAAACAGCGCGCGAATTGTAGCAAAGACTGGTTGCAATCGGCCAGCGGTACCGCGTGATCGTTCTTCGCGAGCAGGCTCGCTCCCACAGAAGATTACATTTCAACTGTGGGAGCGAGCCCGCTCGCGATGCGGCCAACCCGATTTAACTGGCCTGACTCTGATCCTTGTCCTTCACACACGCAAAGTCTTCTTCACGCAGCTGCGGCAGGTCTTTGGCACAGTAATTACTGCCCAGATCCTTCAGCGCACCGCACATCCCCTCCAGGCGCCCATCCACTGCCTGCAGGTGATCGAGCAACTGACCGATGGCGCGCGCCACCGGGTCTGGCATGTCTTCGCTGACGCCGTAGGCATCGAAGCCGATCTTCTCGGCCATCGCCTTGCGCCGGGCGTCCAGCTCATGATCGGGCTTGATAATGATCCGCCCTGGGATACCGACGACGGTCGCACCCGGCGGAACTTCCTTGGTCACCACCGCGTTGGAGCCGACCTTGGCCCCGGCACCGACAGTGAACGGACCGAGCACTTTCGCACCGGCGCCAACCACCACGCCATCGCCGAGGGTCGGATGCCGCTTGCCCTTGTTCCAGCTGGTGCCGCCGAGGGTCACACCCTGGTAAAGGGTGACGTCGTCGCCGATCTCGGCGGTTTCACCAATGACGATGCCCATGCCGTGGTCAATG
This region of Pseudomonas fluorescens genomic DNA includes:
- a CDS encoding IscS subfamily cysteine desulfurase, yielding MKLPIYLDYSATTPVDPRVAQKMSECLLVDGNFGNPASRSHVFGWKAEESVENARRQVADLVNADPREIVWTSGATESDNLAIKGAAHFYATKGKHLITTKIEHKAVLDTMRQLEREGFEVTYLEPREDGLVTPEMIEAALRDDTILVSVMHVNNEIGTINDIAAIGELLRAKGILFHVDAAQSTGKVEIDLQKLKVDMMSFSAHKTYGPKGIGALYVSRKPRVRIEATMHGGGHERGMRSGTLATHQIVGMGEAFRVAKEDMAAENVRIKALSDRFYKQVENLEELYVNGSLTARVPHNLNLSFNYVEGESLIMALKDLAVSSGSACTSASLEPSYVLRALGRNDELAHSSIRFTFGRFTTEEEIDYAAQKVCEAVTKLRALSPLWDMYKDGVDISKIEWAAH
- the iscR gene encoding Fe-S cluster assembly transcriptional regulator IscR → MRLTTKGRYAVTAMLDLALHAQHGPVSLADISERQGISLSYLEQLFAKLRRSNLVSSVRGPGGGYQLSRDMQGIQVAQVIDAVNESVDATKCQGLGDCHGGDTCLTHHLWCDLSLQIHEFLSGISLADLVTRREVQEVAQRQDQRRCNSKAPRLDKIEASAVE
- the cysE gene encoding serine O-acetyltransferase, whose product is MFERLREDIQSVFHRDPAARNAFEVLTCYPGMHAIWIHRLSAALWGRNWKWLARLVSNFGRWLTGIEIHPGAKVGRRFFIDHGMGIVIGETAEIGDDVTLYQGVTLGGTSWNKGKRHPTLGDGVVVGAGAKVLGPFTVGAGAKVGSNAVVTKEVPPGATVVGIPGRIIIKPDHELDARRKAMAEKIGFDAYGVSEDMPDPVARAIGQLLDHLQAVDGRLEGMCGALKDLGSNYCAKDLPQLREEDFACVKDKDQSQAS